The genomic window ATAGACCGAATCGCATGTCCGTGGCTGATTAAGAGATTTGTGGATAAGGATGCAGAATTTATTTATGTTCCGTATAATATTGTTTTGGCGAAAGCCAAAGAACTGAGTGCTATTCCGTTTGATATTCCCGATGTTGAATATACACATTACAATGAGCAATGTACTTTTGATTTTATTATAAAAAAACATAAGATTAACGATCCTGCTATTTCAATTATAGCAGATATTGTTCGTGGGGCTGATACAGACAGACATGATATTGCTAAAGAAGCGGCGGGGCTTTGGGCTGTTTCTGCTGGACTTTCTTATAATATTCAGGATGATCATAAATTATTGGAATCAGGAATGGTAATTTATGACGCTTTATACAGTTGGGCAACGCATTTGTATAAGCAGAATCATCTGCAAAACAGTCCTTTTGAGAATTTACTGCATGAAGTTTATAATAAGTTTTTAAAAGAAAAAAAATCTGCCAATAAAACACCATCCTGGGTTAAGGATTTAAAAGAAATTATTCAGGATCAAATTGACGCTCAGTTTGCTTTTGATTTAAAGAAAATTTCAAACGACCTTGATTTGAATCCGTCTTATCTGTCAAGAGAATTCTCCAAATATTTTGAAGATTTGAATTTTGGAGAATATGTTAGAAAACTCCGTATTGAAAAAGCGATAAATCTGATTGAAAATTCGACTTATTCATTAACAGAAATCGCGTATATGACTGGTTTCTCAGATCAAAGTCATTTTACTAGAATTTTCAAGCTTCATACGGGCAAAAATCCATCCTCTTATCGAAAAAAAATACAGAAAAGTAATTCAGATACAAAAGGTAAATAAGGTTCTATTTTTTGAGAATCAATACTTTTAGTTTTGTTTTTAATTCTAAAAAAAACAAAAAAATGTATTTCAAATTTACTCTTTTATGTGCCTTATTTACATCTGTTTCAGCTGCTTTTTCACAAACTACATATCCGAAAATAACAGGTTATTTTGGTGTAATGCATCCTATAGTTACAATTAGTGGTGATGAAACCAATGTAAATTTCAGAGATTATTATGCCGTTGGATTTCCAACAGGAATCAACATTTGGAAAAGTGAAAAGATCGGATTTTCTTTAGAAATAGTTCCCAATATAAAAGATGATAACGGATCAAGTAAGGTAACAAATCTGACCTTCCATCCAGGAGTTCTGGTGGCTTTGGGTAAAGGATATTCCTTTGCTGGCCGCGTCGCTTTTGAATCGGGTGGAAGATATGGCTTTACACCTGTATTTAACAAAACCATAATCAAAAATAAAACATGCAGCTATTATGCAGCTGTACCGCTTCCGGTTCGATTCGGCAATGATCATACAGCTACTTTTACAGTAGGCTTTCAATTTGGAATAGCTTTTTAAGATGCAAACGAATCCAGTATACAGCTTAAAGCAAATAACCCTATATTTTCTTAAACTTGGTACGACAGGTTTTGGCGGCCCTGTTGCATTAGTAGGTTATATGTATAAAGATTTGGTCGAAAACCGTAAATGGGTTTCAGAAGAAGAATACAAGCAGGGTTTGGCTTTAGCCCAGTTAGCACCCGGTCCGCTCGCAGCGCAATTAGGAATTTATTTGGGTTTTGTTCATTATGGATTTTTAGGCGCAACCTTAGTTGGTTTTGCTTTTATACTTCCATCGTTTATAATGGTAATCTTGTTAGGAATTATTTATAAAATATTTGGAGGTTTATCATGGATACAAGCCGTTTTTTATGGTGTTGGCGCCACAGTTGTTGGTATTATTGCGCTCAGTTCGTATAAGCTTACATTAAAATCGGTAGGTGAGTTCAGCTTTAATTCTCTTAAATCAAAATGGCTGTTGTGGCTATTTTTTATTCTGGCGGTTACAGTAACATTCATAACAGAAAAAGAACATGTACTACTCTTTATCGCTGCCGGACTTTTGTATATGATTATAAAAGCTCCTCCTAATTGGTGGAATTCAAAGACAACAAATTTTATTATAATTTTTCAGATGGTCGTATGGGATTTTGAAGAATCTAATTTATTAAAATTGGGTATTTTCTTTGCCAAAGCAGGGACATTTGTTTTTGGCAGCGGACTGGCAATTGTTCCTTTTCTGCATTCCGGAGTTGTATTGGAAAATCAATGGCTAACCGAGCAACAGTTTTTAGATTCAGTTGCAGTCGCTATGATCACACCGGGGCCAGTTGTAATAACAGTTGGGTTTATTGGATATTTAGTTGATGGTTTTCTAGGAGCAGTTGTTGCGGCTTTAGCAACATTTTTACCTTGCTATTTGTTTACGATTCTTTTGGCACCATATTTTAAAAAAATTGCAGAAAATAAATCAGTCAAGGCATTTGTCGAAGGAATTACTGCTGTAGTTGTGGGTGCATTGGTCGGTTCTGTAATTATTATAGCAAAAAGAAGTATTATAGATGTCCCTTCATCACTAATTGCTGCAATAACTATTTTAGTTTTACTTTTTTACAAAAAAGTCAAGGAGCCTTACCTTATTTTAGCAGCTGGCATTGTGGGGGTAATCATCAAGCTAATATAGGATGCATTTCGACATTAAGCATTTTTTAAACTTTCTTTATGATAATTTCTCCCTTCCACTTATTTTTTAGATAAACTAAAATTATTGTTAATATAAAATAAGATTTTTTTTAATCTTAATGTTTATAGTACTTTAGAACGGTTTGTATCCTGTAGAGTTAACTCTACAAATTTACAAACCGCTTAATTTTTCGATGTAAAATATGGTTAAATAGTACCAAAATGGCCAAAAAAAAAAGCTAAAACTCTCGTTTTAACTTTTTTTAAGAGTGACCCTTACTGAACAATTTACAAACCATTTTATGAATGATTTAAAGAAATTAGCCTATTTTCAAGTTAATTTGTAAGATAATTATTTTGAATTTTTAATCGAGAGCGGTTTGTATGTATCGCAGCGGTTAAATGTTAAAACATGTTAAACAATAAGAATGTTTTAATTTAAAAAATAAATTATACGATAATTAAGTCAGAACAGATAACTTGATATTTAAACGAAGTATCCAACTCAGTTTTTAGTATACTTAAATAATAGCTCTGGGATTATTCATATAAAATACAGAGCTTATAAATTAATGCGGAGCTTTTGCCAATTAATGATTAAATCTAGAATTCATATTTAATGTTGTTATGCTAAAATGAAGTTTGAATTCTCACCGAAAAAATCCTCACACCTTTTTTTTGTCATTCGATAGCTGCGGTCTCCGAAATAGTAGTATTTTAAGCAATCTATCATAGTACTGGAGCCTAGCTTATCATATTCTTTAATCGATCTAGAACGAGTTAAATCTATATTTTGGGATCTCGATGCAGGGCTTCCACCTTTATGTAAAGGTGTAGATTTGTGTACCAGCTCGAAATGGCCAAATTTACCGGTCGGAGGGTGAATAAGGTATTCCACTTCGTATTCTTCATGACTTTCCTTAGGAATTTTAATATTTTTTATCCTTTCATAAATGTATTGAGCTTCCTGTTTAAGAGGTGGCGTTTTAAAAATATTTTTTTCAAAAGACCAAATGAAATAATCCAAATCAGAGAATACAATCTGAGGTAGTGTTTTGCCTGAGTACTTTCCAATATTTGATGAAGTAAATACCATAACCATTTATCTATTTAGAATTTAATTTGTGAATATCATTGGTAAACGAAAATTAATCAACAGGTCTGGATTTCTAACTAGCTTATATTTTGTTTGTCATGAGCGTGTTGGCGAATCTAGAAAAGTTGCTGTTTCATATGCAACGTATTCTACCGTAAATATACTTTTATAAATCAATTACTAATACTTTTTTCATCATTATATCCTTCTGTACCTAGTCATACAATCTAAAAATGTACTTTTAACTTCTACAAAATTAAAATACTTACTCATATTGTCTTCTGTATTTATTCCCTGTCGAAAAGGTTTTCATTGGAGAAATATTTCTTTGCAGTTCAAGCTTTCTAAAACTTGAATACCTTTTTTTTAGAATTTTAAATATGTAATCATGCATTTGCATACTTTTCCAATTCATAAATTTCTGCAGAAACGCTATCTAAAATTATCTTCTTTTTTTGTTCAAAATCACTCGAACTTATGAATGTTCTTCTCAAATAGATTCTTACCATTACGACATTCATATTCATGAACGAAAACTCTTTATTGACATTTTCCCATTTCGATTTAAAATCATATTTGCCGCTACTTTTTTGTGCTATCAAAATACATTTTAGATCCGAATCCTTAAAAGTCTTGTTTTGATAAATATCTGTTGTTGCATATATCTTGTTGGAAACCAGTTGAGTTAGTTTTTTATTAATATTTTCCTTTAAACTTTTTATTTTATCAAAGTCACCGAACTTATCTTTAGTGAGTATGATTTTTACCTGATAGACCCTTTTGAATAATTTTCTCTTCAATAAATCTTCTAAAACTTCTTTTTCGACTTCTTCTACGCTTACCTCTTTTTTAACAGTGTAATTTAAAAAAACTTCATCACTGTTTCTAATATAAAAATCCATTAAAGACTGTATTGTTTTCTTTTTGTCCAAGAGTTTTGTTCCCCTTTTTTTGCTCGAGGTACTTGCATAGGCCAGCATTGAATTAGCTGATCTATTTGTCTTATGAAAATACACCTGATTGTATAAATGAGATCTGGATTGGATAAATCTCAGCATTGAGTCCAATCCACTTTCTTTATAAGCTAAACATACATTTTTGTCAGAATCGATAGTTGCCATGAAGGAGGCGAAAATCCTATTGATATCATAAATACCGTAGGTTACTCCTGAAAAATAACTATCCCTTAAAAGGTAATCCATTCTATCAGCATCAATTGGAAAAGATGTGATTATCCGGGAAAAGAAAGAGGTATAATTATTATCTTTTGAATCTGTAAGCTCTAGTAGATTTTCAAAATCAGGCTCAATCAGTTTTACTATCCTTTCAGCCTTTAAATTCTCAATGATAACCTTAGCTGAAGGTGAAAATTTATCTACATCATTTATGTTTTCATTTTTTAATTCATCAATCAAAATAAAGACAAATGCACATGATATAATTTCATGTTCCACTTTATTATTGTTGGCTATAATAAGCTTTTCGAATCCAATGTAGTAGTTTTGAAGCACTGAAGAGAGATTTACAATCTTTAAAAAAGCATCCTTACTTATTGCAAATTCATCAAAAAGATGGGATAAAGGGCCATGGCCGATATCGTGAAGAAGTGCAGCCAGCCTTAGTTCTTGATAATAGATTTCTTCTCGTTCATCTAAATTATTTAGATTAAAGAAACTAGTTTCGCCTTTTATGGAATATTTTTCTTTTTTCTTCTGTCCCGTGGCAAAATTTTCCTTACAGGAATCAAATATTTTTCCTGCTAAATGCATTACTCCTATGGAGTGTTCAAATCTTGTATGGTTTGCAGAAGGAAATACATAATACAAAAATGTGTTTTGTTTTACTCTTCTTAACCGCGTAAAAATAGGCTGTTTTATTATCCATTTTTCGATTTCTGATAATTTAATATCACCATGCAATGGATCTAGGATGCTTCCGTAATAATTATCTCTGTAATTGTCAATCATAATATTCTTTTTGACTTATAAAACTCAATTATCTAAAAAACTCTACCAAATATACTTTGCATCATTTTTTTGGACTTTCTAGGGTAAAAATATAAACTTTTTTAGGGATGAGAGAGGGGGTTTATACTTGATTTTATATTATTAAAAAAGAAAATGCTAATTCTTATGCGAACCCAACACGGGTTTTAATTTTTTGGCTAGTTCAATTTCAAGAATGCCAATTAGAGTCTTCATTTCTTCTTCGAGAACTATGTAGTTTAATTTTAGATTGCCATACAGTAAGGGGTTGTACCAATATGTCAGCTGTAGGCTTCCAGTCTTGCCATTTACAGAATGCCCTAAATGATTGATAAATCTGTAATGGAATTTATCTTTCACTTTACCCACATAAAGCGTTCCGCTGGATTTTCTTTGAATTTTCGGTATTTCCGCAATTTTTCTTTCTCCAGTATGTCCGCTAATGCTTTCTAGTGCCTGCTGCAATGTGTAATCATTCAATTTTTCCCTTTCGAAGCTGAACCAATATAAGACAGGTTTGTTTTTTGGCAGGCTGTTATATAGGCTTTTTAATTCCGTGCATTTTGAAAACGTCTGGGTCTGCCTGTAGTTTTCAGCAAGGTAAGTGCTATCTATATCGATCGATTTGACCTCCAGGCCATTTTTTTCGATAGCATCAAGATAAGTGCTCAATTTATTAATTTGGTCGCCAATGATCTCTTGTATGGTTTCTTTCATGCTTTTCTTTATGTATTGTTGCTGTATGCTGTTTCCAAAAAAGTATCTAATTTCCTAATGCTATTTTTAATTTTACCCTTTTCCTTGAGTTTCATTTGTAGCTTGTACTATATCGATAAGATGCCTTTTAGAGGGTCTTGTCAAAATTTGAGTAAATCCAAAACCCATTGTACCTTGAATGGACCTTGTCCAGCCTCTTACGAAAATGTCTTCAATTCCATCATCATTGGAAATCAGCTCTAAATTGTTCCAATAATGAGGTATCAAAGCCTTTTATTTTGGACTTTAAATTGCAAGTGTCAGAAGATGTTTAAATAATTCATTTAATTTATAATACTTCCTGCCTTTAAATAATATGAAAGCTATTTTGACTGTTTTGTAAGTTTATAGTGCTCTTTTAACTTAAAAATTCTCTCCAGTAAACTGGCAGCAGATTGGAGCGAAAGTGTCTTGATGATAAATATCCAAGGTAGCTGAAATGGCCGGCAAAGATCGAAAAGTCTTTTTCTTCCCATAATAATGTCTTTTCTTCCAGCATCTCCTCTCGGTATTTTTCAAAATCATCATATAGTTCAATGGAACACTTAGCATGTCCGCTTTTTCGGCTCATATTGTCTGTGAATAGAAAATCTTCTGAAGTGGATTCGGGAAACCAGATCTGCAGATTAATATTTGGATAATTTTCAGTTATTAGTTTTTTTACCAATTCATAAAGTTCAGGCTCTTTTAATATTACTGACCATTCCGCCAGCAGGGGAAGAAGCATTGACGAATTCGCTTCGGATCTGCTATTTCCCAAATGGATGTCTGCCAGTTCTTCGTAATCGGTCCTAAACAATGGAACAAATCCTTTCAGCCTGTAGCTGTCATTAAGTCCAATAACCAGAGTGGCTATCCAATTTTTTGCAAATTCCAGTTCATTTGCCTTTCCAAGGAGTATCAAAGCTAAAGAGATCTCTATCAGATGTTCGTCATATTCCGGGTATTTTGCAGGCGGATTATTAGCAATTAAAGATTTCAATCCTATTGCATATTCATTCACATTTGACTGGCAAACTTTGGCATAGTCTGTATTTTTGATGATCGCATGCATCCGTGCTTCTGTAATTTCCGTCAAAGCAATCGTGCAGAGTATGCCAATCTGTTCCCAAACGGTCAATGAATATTCGAGCTGATTCCTGGAGTATCTGAACAGGGAATGTTTGACATACAAATGTTCCCTGGTCTTAATAAAATACTCGCGTCCGATATTTATTTTTATGGTGTGGATGTTATAAAATTCATCCAAAACATAATCATTTTCCAATAGATCATTTTTACGGATCCAATTCCAGCTCAACAATAAAGTCCTCTCGGAAGCGATAACCGCCTGTTTTAAATTTCCGGCATCTTTTGACCATTTAAAGACCATGCTGAAGCATACCCGTGCAATTCTCAGAACCTTAAGAACATTTTTTTTCTTATCGGCCTTGCTTTCAAACAGTTTTTCCAGTAAGGTGTAGTAATGATGGCAATCATAGTCTGCCAAATCGATGAAGGCAAGAGTCTTGCGCAGCAGTATCTTGAATTCGCTTGGGAAAAGCTGCTCGGCTAGCAGCTGTCCGTCAATATGCGATGCAATAGTATCAATGCCCCAAAAATCAAATTCAATTTTATCTGGCTGCGCGTACTCATCAATATAGCTGTTCCAGTTTAATTGAATCGTCTGTTCCAGTACTCCGTTGGTGGCTACGATAATTTTTTTCGGCAGTGCCCTTTGGCCTTTAGTCAGTATTTTGGGAATGTATACGTCAAGGACCTCATTTAAGGTCTGCCTTATGGAATTCGGGTTGCTGTCCCAAACGTTTCTTGTAATATTGCCTTGTTTGACGGCAAATAAAAATACTTTTTTGATTCCATCGCTATCTAAGCCCATAGCAGAAATATCGACCCCGTACTGCCTTCCCTTCTGCGGTTTGGAAATGGGAACGATATTCATGCTGAAAAGCAGGTCAGATAGCAATGAATCCAATTCCCCGTCTTCCTTCAGAAGCTCCAAATATTCTTTTAGAATGAATTTCATATTTCCCTTTTATAATTTCTGTAAATAGTCCTGATTTTTTCCTGGCCGATTGCATCTATATATTCCCCTCTCGGAAATTCTGCATTGTATTGGAATTTTGCCATTTCTGTTTTTCCCGTGTATTGTCCCCGATATTTGGAAAACATTCCTTTTCCGGTCCTAAGCTGTATGGTTGTGCACATGCTTAGGAAAGAGTTTTTGCCTTCGGACACAGACTTATGTTTGCTTTGGAATTCCTTGTGGTATAAACTGTTATATAGCTTAAGCCTTTTTTCGGACGGATTGAATTCATTTATAAAATCCAGCTGATTTATTTTTTCAAAATAGTTTTTATTGGGTTCTATAATCTCATCTATTGCCTTCTGTACTTTCTTGGAAGAGCTTTTTCTTTCTTCCTCAAGATATTCTACAGTGGAGGGATAGTTGAATAGCACATAGTCGTTGAAAATATGCTTTATAAAAGCAACACATTGATCATCATCTATTCTAGCTTTCAGAATGGAGAAAACCGATGAGCGTATCAGTTCTTTAAAGTATAGGTAACCGACAATTTTCATGACGATAAATTGAATGTCCAGACAACTCAGCTGTGCAAGATAACTTTCGTCCAATTCCATATTTTCAAATTGGTAGTGCGGCAGTTCCATCAGCATTTTGCTGACAGCAGCATGCAATGCCGTTTCATTGCTGTTTAGCCACATGGTAATCATCTTTCGGAAATAGGCCTCATTTTCTTCGTGTAGCTGTTCGATGGTATCGTTAAAACTGATGATCTGCGCATCCCGGCCGCTATCAGCCAGCAGCCATTCTCTCAGGAATTTTTCAATAGCCTCAGGATTGGCCGCAATAAGTTTCGGAAGAACAGAATAGTTTAACTGGTTTATAACTGCATGCTGAGCAGGGGGAACTGATATGAGATTGGATAGGATATCTGCAAATAGGCCAGATTCCGTCTGGTAGTCCAATTCGTAGCTGAGAAGCCGCGTTATCTCAAATCTAACATCCTCTGACTCTGATTTTGACAATAAAATGAAATAGTCCCTTGCCTCAGGTATTATGTCGATAAGTTTCCCCAAGGCCATAACAATATGCAAATGGATTGGCGCTTTATTACTTTCAATATCTGATTTGACCAGACTGATGATGAAGTTCCTAAAATTGCCGCTTTGCTTTATCTCGTCTTTTGTAAGGGTGGACAGAAAAGCATATCCCTGGCTTTTTAGAGGCTGTGAATCGTTCTTTAGCAGAAATTCCGTTTCCCTAAATTTATCGAACGCTATCCCTGACCTGCTTATTCCGGTTAAAGCTGACGGAATCAACTTCTGCAATTGCGGATTTTCATGAATCTTAAGCTTACTGTAAAATTCCAAACCTTTATCTGGCAGAAATTCACAAAGCCTGTTTACCGCATCAAAGATTTGGTAGGACATGGCATTTTTTTCAATTTGTCTAAATATGTCTGGCAGGAGGACTATAAAATGATCCACATCAATATCTTCCTGATGCAGATTACTGCATAACGATCTGTATTCATTCCTAAACCCATTTGTGTTTAATGAGTTTTCCAGACTGGATAATATTTTACTCATAATTTCTTCGTGCTGAATTTAAGTTTTAATGCATTTTGATAAAAATAGTTTTCGATGATAGTTTAGACAGTAAGCTATCACTCGGCATTCGGTTTTTTTAGCCTAGTCGTCTAGCGGTTTATATTCATAATCCCAATCATCAAAATCATCTACGTTTATTTTAAGTAGGGTAGGCCTAAACGAATTCTCGTTTAAATAGTGGTAAAACAGTTTCATAAAAGCGGAATTGCTTTTGATTTTGTCTAACTCAATAATGTTGATGACTGGTTTGGTCATACGTGCGATAAATGGCAAAACGGCGCTTAATGAGCTTAAATTGTCATAATCAAGATTTACAAATTGCAATGCTCTGATATTGTAGGATTGCGTCTGGCCGTCGATTTCAAATTCATATGCATTCAGGTCCTCAGAACCTAGAAGCTCCATGCGAAATTTTGTGTTTCTGAAATTAAGATCGTTTTCATATTTCTCAATGCGTTCCCAAAATTTGGGTGAATTATTTTGAAGTTCTTTGACCAGGCTGCTGCATTTAGAAAGAAAAACTACCTCGCCTGAAATGATTTGAAAACCCGGTCCCTCGGATCCGTCAGAAAATTGGGTATAAGTCTTTGAAAAATAAATCAGACTGCTGAACTTCTTATAAACTGTTTCTTTGAATGTCTCATATAAAGCTATCTTCAACATGGTTTGGATCAGCAATTTCTGAAGATCGTCGGGTAATATTGGAAATAGAACTTCACAGTGCGGTATATTGCGAAACTGTTTTTTAACTGGAAGATTTACAATATTATTTTTCAAGATCATTTTCTCCAGTTTTTCGATTTTTTCAAACAATTGGATATCTCTTTTTTTTGCCGGCTGCAAATGGGGTAAATACCTGTTCCTTACTGAAGGGCAGTACGGCAGCTGATTTTGAATGTCATCCCATGAAAATAATGTCACGTTTATTCCATCAGTTAAGCTGGCATTAATGCATGCCTGCTGCAATGTTATATCTTTTTTCAAGGTTGTTGCAAAAAACAGCTGTTCAATTGGAAATGGAAAATCCTTTATTTGTTCTAAAGTTTCCGCAAGTTCATTTAAGAGCTCATTTACAACGGTCTTTTTATTTCGGTTGATATCTTTTTTTTTGGCCTGGATTCCGATCTTAAGCTTTGGGCTATAAATATCTATGCCATCCTGTTTATTGCCTTTTGAGCCATACTCCTCAAAAGTTTCTGTCGAATAGACTGCGTTAAACAGATCTTTAAGGAATGTTTGGAAGCCGATTTCGTCTCCTATAGGTTCGTATTGAAATTTCATTTTTGCTTTTTTAGTGTTATGGCCTCACATGTTTTCTGAAAGACCGGACAATCTCAAATATTCCTATGCTGATAAATATTCTGGAAAGGAAATCAAACAGCGCTGTCCATTTGCCCAGAGCACTTACTTCAGACATAAAATCAATCCTGTGCAGCGGATTGATAAACTGGGGAAAGAAAGGAAGCAATTCTTTGCAGAAATAGCCCAAGCCATTTAGGCTTGCATCCGCAACTGTCTCTTTAAGGCTAGCTGTAAAAAAAATAAAAAATAGGAAAGCAATGCCTGTGGTTGCCATACAAGCCCTTATCCAATCAGTACCATGGCCGCTGTAAAGCTGCGATACCGCAATTGCAGCACGCGATCCGATGTCGCCATCATTTACTTTTGATGATTGCTTTAGATACTTAGAAAGATAATTCTGCGCGATTTTATAATAATATGTCTTATCCTTGCTGTTGTTCTGGCGTAGTGCGGCCGCATACAAATCATTATAGACGTT from Flavobacterium fluviale includes these protein-coding regions:
- a CDS encoding chromate transporter, translating into MQTNPVYSLKQITLYFLKLGTTGFGGPVALVGYMYKDLVENRKWVSEEEYKQGLALAQLAPGPLAAQLGIYLGFVHYGFLGATLVGFAFILPSFIMVILLGIIYKIFGGLSWIQAVFYGVGATVVGIIALSSYKLTLKSVGEFSFNSLKSKWLLWLFFILAVTVTFITEKEHVLLFIAAGLLYMIIKAPPNWWNSKTTNFIIIFQMVVWDFEESNLLKLGIFFAKAGTFVFGSGLAIVPFLHSGVVLENQWLTEQQFLDSVAVAMITPGPVVITVGFIGYLVDGFLGAVVAALATFLPCYLFTILLAPYFKKIAENKSVKAFVEGITAVVVGALVGSVIIIAKRSIIDVPSSLIAAITILVLLFYKKVKEPYLILAAGIVGVIIKLI
- a CDS encoding chromate resistance protein ChrB domain-containing protein, translated to MKWITRERPKIDRIACPWLIKRFVDKDAEFIYVPYNIVLAKAKELSAIPFDIPDVEYTHYNEQCTFDFIIKKHKINDPAISIIADIVRGADTDRHDIAKEAAGLWAVSAGLSYNIQDDHKLLESGMVIYDALYSWATHLYKQNHLQNSPFENLLHEVYNKFLKEKKSANKTPSWVKDLKEIIQDQIDAQFAFDLKKISNDLDLNPSYLSREFSKYFEDLNFGEYVRKLRIEKAINLIENSTYSLTEIAYMTGFSDQSHFTRIFKLHTGKNPSSYRKKIQKSNSDTKGK
- a CDS encoding HD domain-containing protein; protein product: MIDNYRDNYYGSILDPLHGDIKLSEIEKWIIKQPIFTRLRRVKQNTFLYYVFPSANHTRFEHSIGVMHLAGKIFDSCKENFATGQKKKEKYSIKGETSFFNLNNLDEREEIYYQELRLAALLHDIGHGPLSHLFDEFAISKDAFLKIVNLSSVLQNYYIGFEKLIIANNNKVEHEIISCAFVFILIDELKNENINDVDKFSPSAKVIIENLKAERIVKLIEPDFENLLELTDSKDNNYTSFFSRIITSFPIDADRMDYLLRDSYFSGVTYGIYDINRIFASFMATIDSDKNVCLAYKESGLDSMLRFIQSRSHLYNQVYFHKTNRSANSMLAYASTSSKKRGTKLLDKKKTIQSLMDFYIRNSDEVFLNYTVKKEVSVEEVEKEVLEDLLKRKLFKRVYQVKIILTKDKFGDFDKIKSLKENINKKLTQLVSNKIYATTDIYQNKTFKDSDLKCILIAQKSSGKYDFKSKWENVNKEFSFMNMNVVMVRIYLRRTFISSSDFEQKKKIILDSVSAEIYELEKYANA